In Rissa tridactyla isolate bRisTri1 chromosome 2, bRisTri1.patW.cur.20221130, whole genome shotgun sequence, a single window of DNA contains:
- the ABITRAM gene encoding protein Abitram isoform X2, whose amino-acid sequence MAAAGGAERYFTRWYKPDVKGRPCEDFCVLQHSNRICVITLAEAHPLLQNGKTITSVNYQISASCSRLQNKVSGKSKRGAQFLTELAPLCRISSSDGEEYTIYSCIRGRLIEVNENILNNPAILQEKSCVLAIN is encoded by the exons atggcggcggcgggcggtgcggAGCGGTACTTTACGCGCTGGTACAAGCCAG ACGTGAAGGGGCGGCCGTGCGAGGACTTCTGCGTGCTGCAGCACTCCAACAG AATCTGTGTCATCACCTTGGCAGAAGCCCATCCTCTTCTTCAAAATGGGAAAACAATCACAAGCGTTAATTACCAAATCAGTGCCAGCTGTAGCAGGCTCCAGAATAAGGTCTCTGGGAAGTCAAAAAGG ggAGCTCAGTTTTTAACAGAACTTGCCCCTCTGTGCAGGATATCTTCATCAGATGGAGAGGAATACACCATTTATAG TTGTATACGAGGGCGTCTGATAGAAGTGAATGAAAACATTCTTAACAACCCAGCTATTCTGCAAGAAAAG TCTTGCGTTTTAGCCATCAACTGA
- the ABITRAM gene encoding protein Abitram isoform X1, which yields MAAAGGAERYFTRWYKPDVKGRPCEDFCVLQHSNRICVITLAEAHPLLQNGKTITSVNYQISASCSRLQNKVSGKSKRGAQFLTELAPLCRISSSDGEEYTIYSCIRGRLIEVNENILNNPAILQEKPSTEGYIAVVLPKFEESKSITQGLLTRKEYEEVLLKRLNSSS from the exons atggcggcggcgggcggtgcggAGCGGTACTTTACGCGCTGGTACAAGCCAG ACGTGAAGGGGCGGCCGTGCGAGGACTTCTGCGTGCTGCAGCACTCCAACAG AATCTGTGTCATCACCTTGGCAGAAGCCCATCCTCTTCTTCAAAATGGGAAAACAATCACAAGCGTTAATTACCAAATCAGTGCCAGCTGTAGCAGGCTCCAGAATAAGGTCTCTGGGAAGTCAAAAAGG ggAGCTCAGTTTTTAACAGAACTTGCCCCTCTGTGCAGGATATCTTCATCAGATGGAGAGGAATACACCATTTATAG TTGTATACGAGGGCGTCTGATAGAAGTGAATGAAAACATTCTTAACAACCCAGCTATTCTGCAAGAAAAG CCATCAACTGAAGGATACATCGCAGTGGTTCTACCCAAATTTGAAGAAAGCAAGAGCATAACTCAAGGACTTCTGACGCGGAAGGAGTACGAGGAAGTATTGTTGAAACGTCTTAATTCTTCTTCATGA